The DNA window CCCAGAACCAGCGTTCTCTAACGAGCACGCCGCACTTAAATCAAATCACTTATGGAAAATCGTCGCGAAGAACCGGAAGCAAAAAGCGATCCACCACGTCGTAACAACGGTTTGTTGATTGCACTGGTGGTCTTAGCGGCTTTCGCGATCCTGTTTTGGCGGACTGAAGACAACGGTTCTCGCATCAAGTACAGCTTTTTCAAGAAAGAGCTGCTTGAGAACGACAACGTCGAGTCGGTCAGTATCGGTGCGGGCCGAGTTTACGGAACATTCAAGGTCGGACCGCCGGCACCGAAAGTCATTCAAGACGGCCGCGAGGTCATCGAGAAAGATGAGGACGGTAACCCGAAGACACTCGACAAAAAATTCTACTTCAATCTGTCGCTCGATTCGCAATCGGCCGCTCGGCTGGAAGAGGATCTCGATCGGGCGAAGGTGCCGTTTGAGTATCGCGATCGCGATAACTCGCGGGAGATGTTCCAACTGCTGATCTTCGTTGGGCTACCCATTTTGTTGCTGCTGTTCGTCTTCATGATGATTCGTCGGACGCGAAACGACATCATGGGCGGTGGCTTCCTCTCGGGCTTCGGGAAAAGCCCTGCCAAACGCTTCGAGGCCAATGAGCGGACGGTGACGTTCAGCGATGTCGCGGGTCTGGAGGGCGTCAAAGCAGACTTGCAAGAGATCGTTGATTACCTCAAGACACCGGACAAATTTCAAAAACTTGGCGGACGCGTTCCCAAAGGCGTCTTGCTGAACGGGCCTCCGGGAACCGGGAAGACATTGCTCGCGCGTGCGGTGGCCGGCGAAGCCGAGGTGCCGTTCTATTCGGTTAACGGCAGTGAGTTCATTCAGATGTTCGTTGGCGTCGGTGCCAGTCGCGTCCGAGACCTGTTTCAAACCGCCAAACAAAATAGCCCCGGGATTATCTTCATCGACGAGATCGATGCGGTGGGCCGCCAACGCGGCGCCGGACTTGGCGGAGGACATGACGAGCGTGAGCAGACGCTGAACCAAATCCTTGGCGAAATGGATGGGTTCACGCCCAGCCAAGCGGTGATCGTGATCGCCGCCACCAACCGTCCTGATGTTTTGGATCCCGCGTTGCTCCGCCCTGGACGCTTCGACCGTCACATCACCGTGAATCGTCCGACGATGAAAGGGCGTGAAGAGATCTTTAAAGTCCACGTTCGCGACGTTCCGCTTGCCGACGATGTCCGGTTGGATCGTCTGGCCGCGGGCACGATTGGCTTGACCGGAGCGGATATCCAAAACATGGTCAACGAGGCCGCACTGTGGGCGGCCCGCAACGATAAGAAAGAAGTCGACATGGACGACTTCGATTACGCTCGCGACAAAATTTTGATGGGCGCCAAACGCGAGGAAGTCCTGCGTGGAATCGAGAAAGTGAAAACTGCGTACCACGAAGCCGGACACACATTGACCGCCTGGCATCTTGACGGGGCACACACGGTTCATAAGGTCACGATCGTTCCCCGAGGCCGCGCCCTCGGCGTGACGCAGTACGTTCCCAACGAAGATCGCTTGAACGTCAGTAAGAAGGAACTGGAGCATCAACTGATCGTCTTGCTCGGTGGGCGTGCGGCAGAAAAGATTATCTATGACGAACCCACCGTCGGCGCCGAGAACGACATCGAACGCGCCACTGGGATTGCCCGGCGGATGGTCACCACTTGGGGCATGAGTCCTAAGCTGGGGCCGGTTTGTTACAAAACCAGCGATGAAGATCCGTTCTTGGGACGCGAGATGCATCAGCAAC is part of the Roseiconus lacunae genome and encodes:
- the ftsH gene encoding ATP-dependent zinc metalloprotease FtsH, with product MENRREEPEAKSDPPRRNNGLLIALVVLAAFAILFWRTEDNGSRIKYSFFKKELLENDNVESVSIGAGRVYGTFKVGPPAPKVIQDGREVIEKDEDGNPKTLDKKFYFNLSLDSQSAARLEEDLDRAKVPFEYRDRDNSREMFQLLIFVGLPILLLLFVFMMIRRTRNDIMGGGFLSGFGKSPAKRFEANERTVTFSDVAGLEGVKADLQEIVDYLKTPDKFQKLGGRVPKGVLLNGPPGTGKTLLARAVAGEAEVPFYSVNGSEFIQMFVGVGASRVRDLFQTAKQNSPGIIFIDEIDAVGRQRGAGLGGGHDEREQTLNQILGEMDGFTPSQAVIVIAATNRPDVLDPALLRPGRFDRHITVNRPTMKGREEIFKVHVRDVPLADDVRLDRLAAGTIGLTGADIQNMVNEAALWAARNDKKEVDMDDFDYARDKILMGAKREEVLRGIEKVKTAYHEAGHTLTAWHLDGAHTVHKVTIVPRGRALGVTQYVPNEDRLNVSKKELEHQLIVLLGGRAAEKIIYDEPTVGAENDIERATGIARRMVTTWGMSPKLGPVCYKTSDEDPFLGREMHQQRQFSEHTQELIDEEVSRILLEADQRAEQLLREHRSDLDKLVAELVEQEELDEEQITALIGDSIQKKMKEKGEEPEGIVSSPEVNDAGISNPVINCDE